In the Candidatus Cloacimonas acidaminovorans str. Evry genome, one interval contains:
- the der gene encoding ribosome biogenesis GTPase Der, whose amino-acid sequence MRKYIVSIVGRPNVGKSTLFNRLCRKRSAIVDFEAGITRDRKYEDVEWNGKIFKLVDTGGIVFNSIETIDKMVLHQVMLAIDESDLIIFMVDAQTGTTDIDKEIAKILYPHKDKVMLVANKADNEKYEWEVYDFLQLGFGDVIPISASQGRNTGDFLDAVIERIPGTQSIFQLEEKSSATRIAVVGKPNVGKSSIVNLLLGNPKLIVTEIPGTTRDAIDSPFRYHNKDYILIDTAGLRRKTRVNYGVEYFSTLRTIEAIDRCDIVVLVLTADEELSVQDIKIASYAKRKMKEIMVVYNKWDLIEKETNTINKYLKELHYQMPFLQFAPVLFISAKTTQRIHRIMETVAKIEEESEKRISTAELNRFMEKVIMHRPPTHPSGRHIKIYYLTQAAVKPPTFIFFCNTPSLITENYRRYLHNQLREMFKFEGVSIKLIFKGRKKGEDKLELQ is encoded by the coding sequence ATGAGAAAATACATCGTTTCCATCGTGGGTCGTCCGAATGTAGGAAAATCCACACTTTTCAATCGCTTATGCCGTAAGCGTTCTGCTATAGTTGATTTTGAAGCGGGAATTACAAGAGATCGTAAATATGAAGATGTGGAATGGAATGGGAAAATATTTAAACTGGTAGATACAGGCGGAATTGTTTTTAACAGCATAGAGACCATTGACAAAATGGTTCTGCACCAGGTGATGTTAGCTATTGACGAAAGCGATTTAATTATATTTATGGTAGATGCTCAAACCGGCACAACAGATATTGACAAGGAAATTGCAAAAATCCTTTATCCGCATAAAGATAAAGTTATGCTGGTTGCCAATAAAGCTGATAATGAAAAATACGAATGGGAGGTTTATGATTTCCTGCAGCTTGGTTTTGGCGATGTTATTCCTATTTCCGCTTCCCAAGGACGCAATACGGGTGATTTTTTAGACGCCGTAATAGAACGCATTCCGGGAACACAATCCATTTTTCAACTGGAAGAAAAGTCCTCTGCTACGCGCATTGCTGTTGTCGGAAAACCCAATGTAGGCAAAAGTTCTATTGTAAATCTGCTTTTAGGCAATCCAAAATTGATTGTAACTGAAATTCCTGGCACAACCAGAGATGCTATAGATAGTCCTTTCCGCTACCATAATAAGGATTATATTTTAATTGATACTGCGGGACTAAGACGAAAAACCAGAGTTAATTATGGAGTGGAATATTTTTCTACCTTAAGAACAATTGAAGCCATAGACAGATGTGATATTGTGGTTTTAGTACTCACGGCAGATGAAGAACTTAGCGTTCAAGATATTAAAATTGCCAGCTATGCGAAACGCAAAATGAAAGAAATTATGGTGGTCTATAATAAATGGGACTTAATAGAAAAAGAAACCAATACTATCAATAAGTATCTGAAGGAATTACATTACCAAATGCCCTTTCTGCAATTTGCCCCCGTGCTTTTTATTTCTGCAAAAACAACTCAGCGCATCCATAGGATAATGGAAACGGTAGCTAAAATTGAAGAAGAAAGTGAAAAGCGGATTTCTACAGCGGAACTTAACCGTTTTATGGAAAAAGTTATTATGCACAGACCTCCTACCCATCCCAGTGGAAGGCATATAAAAATATATTACCTAACACAAGCAGCGGTTAAACCGCCTACTTTTATCTTCTTTTGTAATACTCCTTCTCTGATAACGGAAAATTATCGCCGTTATCTGCATAATCAATTGCGGGAAATGTTCAAATTTGAAGGAGTTAGTATCAAACTCATTTTTAAGGGACGCAAAAAAGGTGAGGATAAACTTGAGCTTCAATAA
- the plsY gene encoding glycerol-3-phosphate 1-O-acyltransferase PlsY: MSFNNFLPYIILLFAYLLGSIPIGLIVGKVFYHKDIRKEGSGNIGATNALRAFGTSTGLIVLLLDMAKGFIPVMLATSFLEKGSPFIALTALLVILGHIFPLYLGFKGGKGVATASGAFLALTPLSLLIALITFIIVVAVFRYVSLASICAAFVFQWHCFALLLKEAKPDYATVILVAIVVLMIISKHKSNLERLLNKTEPKLKFTKKGN, translated from the coding sequence TTGAGCTTCAATAATTTTCTTCCCTATATTATTTTACTTTTTGCCTATCTTTTAGGAAGTATTCCTATTGGTTTAATTGTAGGTAAGGTCTTTTATCATAAGGATATCCGCAAAGAAGGCAGTGGCAATATTGGTGCTACTAATGCTTTAAGAGCTTTTGGAACTTCTACGGGACTTATTGTTCTGCTGTTAGATATGGCAAAGGGGTTTATTCCTGTTATGTTAGCTACATCGTTTCTGGAAAAGGGCAGTCCTTTTATTGCCTTAACTGCTCTTTTAGTTATTTTGGGTCATATATTTCCGCTATATTTAGGTTTTAAAGGCGGTAAAGGTGTAGCTACTGCAAGTGGAGCTTTTTTAGCATTAACCCCTTTAAGCTTGCTTATAGCATTGATTACCTTTATAATAGTTGTAGCTGTTTTCCGTTATGTATCTCTGGCTTCTATTTGCGCTGCTTTCGTCTTTCAGTGGCACTGTTTTGCTTTATTACTGAAAGAGGCAAAACCGGATTATGCTACTGTGATTTTGGTAGCGATAGTGGTTTTGATGATTATCAGCAAACATAAAAGCAACCTGGAACGCCTGCTGAACAAAACAGAACCCAAACTGAAATTTACGAAAAAAGGAAATTAG
- a CDS encoding four helix bundle protein produces the protein MKINKNLDIWEKGRQLAPNVYELAKELPEEEKFVLSQEITQTAIAIPSNIASCAEAKNAKEDKNFRNIISGKLARWETQREIARKLGYLNEDKTNNVFKQINLIRSPLSSLNKALKTDEATN, from the coding sequence ATGAAAATAAATAAAAACCTTGATATATGGGAAAAAGGAAGGCAATTAGCGCCAAATGTTTATGAATTAGCTAAAGAACTGCCTGAAGAAGAAAAATTCGTTTTATCTCAGGAAATTACCCAAACTGCTATTGCTATTCCTTCCAATATAGCAAGCTGTGCAGAAGCCAAAAATGCTAAAGAAGATAAAAACTTTCGGAATATTATTTCGGGTAAACTGGCAAGATGGGAAACTCAAAGGGAAATAGCCAGAAAATTAGGTTATCTTAATGAAGATAAAACAAATAATGTCTTTAAGCAGATAAATTTAATTCGGTCTCCGCTTTCCTCCCTCAATAAAGCTCTTAAAACCGATGAAGCAACTAACTAA
- a CDS encoding helix-turn-helix domain-containing protein — MNTYIKKNGCHLDSISGYATVMNTYMENKKIIGSQDVKTYRLQMVQDALKYGIKPCARQYQTTVKTVRKWVKRYQQYKEDGLNDLSRKKTHCLIKIDKETELQIIKCRKAHPGWGARRIKEVLELNFSHVSIHRVIKDAGLILPKRKKYKKRKDMQEVRKQKKVFSRFQIDIKYLTDIPEFEIWRWEHHFPLYLISARDYKTGAIYLAYSYEKSSTATALFIDYLLSSLQNYGINPQTIIIQTDNGKEFINPTDRKVTLFEKIVKEKYQATHFLIPYRRPTWNSDVESFHNLIEEEFFILRKTK, encoded by the coding sequence ATGAATACCTATATTAAAAAAAATGGTTGCCATCTCGACAGTATATCGGGATATGCAACCGTTATGAATACCTATATGGAAAACAAAAAAATTATTGGTAGTCAGGATGTCAAGACTTATCGTCTGCAGATGGTTCAGGATGCGCTAAAATATGGAATTAAACCCTGCGCTCGCCAGTATCAGACAACGGTTAAAACAGTGCGTAAATGGGTAAAGCGATACCAACAATATAAGGAGGATGGTTTGAATGATCTTTCCCGTAAAAAAACACACTGTCTAATCAAGATTGATAAAGAAACAGAACTGCAGATTATTAAATGTCGCAAAGCTCACCCAGGTTGGGGTGCGAGAAGAATCAAAGAAGTCCTGGAACTCAACTTCTCGCATGTCTCTATCCATAGAGTAATCAAAGATGCTGGTCTGATTTTGCCGAAAAGAAAAAAATATAAGAAACGCAAAGATATGCAGGAAGTCCGAAAACAAAAGAAAGTATTTAGCCGGTTCCAAATAGATATAAAATATCTAACCGATATTCCTGAATTCGAAATCTGGAGATGGGAACATCATTTCCCTCTATATCTTATCTCTGCCAGGGATTATAAAACCGGTGCTATCTATCTTGCTTATAGCTACGAAAAATCATCTACTGCTACAGCTCTGTTTATCGACTACTTGCTCTCTTCTCTTCAAAACTATGGCATAAATCCTCAAACTATTATTATCCAAACTGATAATGGAAAAGAATTCATTAATCCTACTGACCGAAAAGTAACTTTATTTGAAAAAATAGTAAAGGAAAAATATCAGGCAACTCATTTTCTTATTCCCTACCGAAGACCTACCTGGAATAGTGATGTGGAGTCCTTTCATAACCTTATTGAAGAAGAATTCTTTATCTTAAGAAAAACCAAATAA